The DNA segment TAAGCTCTCGATCCCAATCTCTCCCGTCCCATCGTAGGAGATCTCCAGGGAATTGCCCACAAGTTCCATCGTGACGTTTAGGGCAAGCCTCCCAAACCGATCATCGTGAAATGAGAGCCTGAGCGAGCGACCTTCCCTATTGATATGGTCTGGGATAAGCGGGATGGTTTTAACCCCTTCCTGGGTCTTGATCGAGATCTCGCCGAACCTGTCGGGCCGTGATTCCCATGTAACCTCCGCCCGCTTATCCAAAAATTTCCAACTTCCCCTCTCATCCGAGATCGTGAGAGCGATAAATTCGTTTTCAAGCTTCATGGCCGATCCTCCCGGGTCATGATGTCCATAACATGCGCGGCCAAATATACAACAAATCGGGATGGAGATCAATGGAGGTGTATGTCGGAGGGCCGATCGGCTTCTTGAAAATCCCCAGATCTTTTGTTAAACTACAGAATGCCCTCGCGCTCCCCGTTCAATTTCTCAGGCGAGGTGATCGATATGACAAGGCGTTTGGCTTTACCTCTCCTTATCCTTACCGCTGTCCTATCCCTGGCCGGATGCGCTGCTAAACCACAGATCACAGCTCTCATAGAACCGGTCCCAACCGGTAAGGAGCTACGGATTGATGAGAGGACGGGCGCTATCACGGTGGAAAAGGAGGATATCGCTATAACCATCAGACCGCTGGACACCAGGGAACTGATGGCGCTGACCGATGATATCGATATCAACCCATACATCGAGAAGGGATTCTGGGGCAAGGTTAGACCGCTTTATACCGTTTTCGATCTCTCCATCCACAATAAAAGCAGAAATAAGGTCGTGGTCGATCCCATCGCCCAACTTATAACGGAGAACGGGGATCAGTACGCATCGTTGCCATATGAGTATTTCAAGGACATCTTGGGCACCGTATACGGCCGAAAGGTGATCGTCTACGTGCCCGTTAGATACAGATGGTGGTATGATCCTTATTGGGATGTCTGGTATTACAAGCCCTATTGGCGGCCCTGGGGATATCGATATCCGTGGTACGGCTGGCCTTACTATTGCACGAGGACAGTTTCCCACGACGAGCTCAGGGCACTCAGGGCGGTCGTCCGGGATACGATATTCGATGGTGCTAAGCTCTTCCCCGGCGCTCGAAGACACGGCCTGTTGGTCTTTGAACCTATCCCGGGGGATGTATCGGAGTTCAGGCTGATCATCCCCGAGGTGAGGATCTATCGTAGAGGCAGGGGAAGACCACGGAGAATCGATTTTCAGTTCCATTTTAAGCAGAGAGTTCTGGTTAGATGATCGAGATAAGACGGATACAGGAGGAATTTGAAAGGCGTAACCTCTCCCCATATGCCGCTCTCAGCGCGGAGAGCAAGGGGAGGTTGCGTCCTATAGAGGAGTGCCAGGTCAGAACTGTATTCCAAAGGGATAGGGATCGTATAATCCACAGCAAGGCGTTCAGGAGATTGAAGGACAAAACCCAGGTTTTCTTAGCTCCAAAGGGGGATCATTACAGGACGAGGCTCACACATACCCTGGAGGTCTCACAGATAGCCAGGACGATTGCCAGGGCTTTGAGACTGAACGAGGACCTGACCGAGGCGATAGCGCTCGGGCACGATCTCGGACACACCCCCTTCGGACACGCCGGCGAAGCCGTGCTTAACAGACTTACCCCCGGCGGCTTCGCTCATGCCAAGCAAAGCCTCAGGGTAGTTGACCTGTTGGAGAACGAGGGAGAGGGATTGAACCTGACGTATGAGACGCGCGACGGCATACTCAAACACTCAAAAGGCAGAGGCGGCGTGACCTCCGAGGAGATGCCCGAGACGTTGGAAGGCCAGATCGTCCGATTTGCCGACGTGATCGCATACGTGAATCACGATATAGATGACGCCATCAGGGCGGAGGTGATATCCGAATCGGATCTCCCCGATCAATTCGTCAAAGTGTTAGGAAACGCCAGAAGCGAAAGGATCGACACGATGGTCAAGGCCGTCATCAGGGCCAGCCTCAATCGTCCCGTCATAGAGATGGACGAGACGATACTCGAGGCAACCCTGGGGTTAAAGGAGTACCTTTACGAGAACGTGTACACCTGTCCTCGGATGATGGATCAGATCGAGAAGGCCGAACACGTGCTTGAGTCGCTTTTCAACTATTACCTCGAACACATCGACGAAATCCCGCCCTATATAAGACGAAACGCTGAAAAGGACGGGAAATACCGCGTTGTATGTGATTTCATAGCGGGCATGACGGACGGATATGCCCTCGAAACCTACAGGCGCCTTTTCCTCCCCGAACCATGGGGGTATTGATGGGCAAATCGATTTTCATTCTTTTCGCTCTTCTCCTGGCGGGTGTCGCCTGGGGTATCGATTTCGACATGGTGGACTCGCCTACAGCATATCTGGATCGATCAGGCTCCTTTGCCCTCACCGCTCGTGTCTCATCCGACATGGAAAACTTCGGTCTCTCGCTCTATTCAGCCCTCTGGAGGGTGGAATGTAGGATCAGATTTTCGACGGATGAAGGGAAGATCGAACCGAGCTTAAACGCAAAAGCCCTTTTGATCCGTGAAAGCGGCGTGATACC comes from the Candidatus Poribacteria bacterium genome and includes:
- a CDS encoding deoxyguanosinetriphosphate triphosphohydrolase — its product is MIEIRRIQEEFERRNLSPYAALSAESKGRLRPIEECQVRTVFQRDRDRIIHSKAFRRLKDKTQVFLAPKGDHYRTRLTHTLEVSQIARTIARALRLNEDLTEAIALGHDLGHTPFGHAGEAVLNRLTPGGFAHAKQSLRVVDLLENEGEGLNLTYETRDGILKHSKGRGGVTSEEMPETLEGQIVRFADVIAYVNHDIDDAIRAEVISESDLPDQFVKVLGNARSERIDTMVKAVIRASLNRPVIEMDETILEATLGLKEYLYENVYTCPRMMDQIEKAEHVLESLFNYYLEHIDEIPPYIRRNAEKDGKYRVVCDFIAGMTDGYALETYRRLFLPEPWGY